In Lewinellaceae bacterium, a single window of DNA contains:
- a CDS encoding PglZ domain-containing protein: MDKITILWADDEIDLLKPQLMFLEKKGYDVITVTNGHDALEECEANGDIDVVFLDESMPGITGLETLSKIKNQKPHLPVVMITKNEAENVMEEALGSQITDYLIKPVNPNQILLTLKKIIDNKRLVREKTSSDYQQEFRQIFMQINSGLDYEEWVEVYRKIIGWELKIDDSNSVGMSEILSSQKSEANSEFSRYVVNNYLNWVQHGSGPVLSNSLLRSKIFPNMDDKVPTVLLLLDNLRYDQWKMIEPILSESFRVEEEDFFYSILPTSTQYSRNAIFAGMMPSEIEKHYPQWWKNDNEEGGKNLHEHDLLAENIGRTFRKDIRFDYVKVTNVGHAKQVLDNILNYLQNDLTVIVYNFIDMLSHARTEMEVLKELASDEKAYRSLTRSWFENSPLLQALQRAAERDIQLFVTTDHGTIRVNTPSKVVGDRETTTNLRYKVGRNLQYDRRDVLDVRDPKDALLPRPNVSSTFIFAKEDKFFLYPNNYNYYHNYYKNTFQHGGISLEEMICPVVRLRAR; this comes from the coding sequence ATGGACAAAATTACAATTCTATGGGCAGATGACGAGATCGATCTGCTCAAACCTCAGTTGATGTTCCTGGAAAAGAAAGGCTACGACGTCATCACTGTCACCAATGGGCACGACGCGCTGGAGGAATGCGAAGCCAACGGAGATATCGATGTCGTTTTCCTGGATGAAAGCATGCCCGGCATTACCGGCCTGGAAACCTTGTCTAAGATCAAAAACCAGAAACCCCACCTTCCGGTGGTGATGATCACCAAGAACGAAGCCGAGAACGTCATGGAGGAAGCCCTCGGCTCTCAGATCACCGATTACCTCATCAAGCCGGTCAATCCCAACCAAATCCTGCTCACCCTCAAAAAGATCATCGACAACAAACGGCTGGTGCGGGAAAAGACTTCCTCGGATTACCAGCAGGAGTTCCGCCAGATTTTTATGCAGATCAACAGCGGCCTGGATTATGAAGAGTGGGTGGAAGTGTACCGCAAGATCATCGGCTGGGAACTCAAGATCGACGATTCCAATTCGGTGGGCATGAGCGAAATTCTTTCTTCCCAGAAAAGCGAGGCCAACAGCGAATTCTCCAGATATGTGGTGAACAATTACCTCAACTGGGTGCAGCACGGCTCCGGCCCGGTCTTGTCCAACAGCTTGTTGCGGTCGAAAATTTTCCCGAATATGGACGATAAGGTGCCCACAGTGCTGTTGCTGCTCGATAACCTGCGGTACGACCAGTGGAAAATGATCGAGCCCATCCTTTCTGAATCCTTCCGGGTGGAGGAGGAGGATTTCTTCTACAGCATCCTGCCGACTTCCACGCAGTACAGCCGCAACGCTATTTTTGCCGGCATGATGCCCTCCGAGATCGAAAAACACTACCCCCAGTGGTGGAAAAACGACAACGAAGAAGGGGGCAAAAACCTCCATGAGCACGACCTGCTGGCCGAAAACATCGGCCGCACTTTCCGCAAGGATATCCGTTTCGATTATGTGAAGGTAACCAACGTCGGCCACGCTAAGCAGGTCCTCGACAACATCCTGAACTACCTGCAAAATGACCTGACCGTCATCGTTTACAACTTCATCGATATGCTCTCGCACGCCCGCACGGAAATGGAAGTGCTCAAGGAACTGGCCAGCGACGAGAAAGCCTATCGCTCCCTGACCCGCTCCTGGTTCGAAAACTCCCCCTTGCTCCAGGCGCTGCAACGCGCCGCCGAGCGGGACATCCAGCTGTTTGTAACCACCGACCACGGCACCATCCGCGTCAATACCCCCTCGAAAGTGGTGGGCGACCGCGAAACGACCACCAACCTCCGCTATAAAGTGGGCCGAAACCTGCAATACGACCGCCGCGACGTGCTCGATGTGCGTGACCCTAAGGACGCTCTGCTGCCCCGCCCCAACGTGAGCTCGACTTTTATCTTCGCCAAGGAAGACAAGTTTTTCCTCTATCCTAATAACTACAACTACTACCACAATTACTACAAAAATACTTTCCAGCACGGAGGAATCTCTTTGGAGGAGATGATCTGCCCGGTGGTGAGGTTGAGGGCGAGGTAG
- a CDS encoding HD domain-containing protein produces MKNKKILNDPVYGFIGIPDGVIFELIEHPFFQRLRRIKQTSLTHFVYPGALHTRFQHAIGALHLMQEAIEVLRSKEVEITEEEAEGACIAILLHDIGHGPFSHTLEHTLFNGVTHEDLSLLFMERLNAIFNGRLSLAIDIFREQYPKKFLHQLISGQLDMDRMDYLNRDSFFTGVHEGVIGYDRIIKMLSVRNGELVVEEKGIYSIEKFLIARRLMYWQVYLHKTVLSAEQMLIAALLRAKALTKEGHRLPASPPLAFFLQHEPAREDFLKDGDSLLGQFARLDDFDVVSALKSWMDNKDSLLAFLSSSIINRRLFRLEFSSAPFDEAYVQEVRRGILDWSGMEEQALDYLVISGQETNSAYTKSKDEIKILHKNGAVLPMSQSTDYDLQSRAVTKYYLCYPKVFFSKEK; encoded by the coding sequence ATGAAAAACAAAAAAATACTCAACGACCCGGTCTATGGGTTTATCGGCATACCGGACGGCGTCATCTTCGAGCTGATCGAGCATCCGTTCTTTCAGCGGCTGCGCCGCATTAAGCAAACCAGCCTGACCCATTTTGTGTACCCGGGCGCCCTGCATACCCGGTTCCAACATGCCATCGGAGCCCTGCACCTGATGCAGGAAGCCATAGAAGTGCTTCGCTCCAAGGAGGTAGAGATCACTGAAGAGGAAGCCGAAGGAGCCTGTATTGCCATTTTGCTTCACGACATCGGCCACGGGCCCTTCTCGCACACCCTGGAGCATACGCTGTTCAATGGGGTCACACACGAGGATTTGTCGCTTTTATTCATGGAGCGCCTCAACGCGATCTTCAACGGAAGGTTATCGCTGGCCATCGACATCTTTCGCGAGCAGTACCCCAAAAAATTCCTGCACCAGCTCATTTCCGGGCAGCTCGACATGGACCGCATGGATTACCTCAACCGCGACAGCTTCTTCACCGGGGTGCACGAGGGCGTTATCGGTTACGACCGCATCATCAAAATGCTGTCGGTTCGGAATGGAGAGCTGGTGGTGGAAGAAAAAGGCATTTATTCTATAGAAAAATTCCTCATTGCCCGCCGCCTGATGTACTGGCAGGTGTACCTGCATAAGACGGTGCTCTCCGCCGAGCAGATGCTCATCGCGGCCCTGCTCCGCGCCAAAGCCCTGACGAAAGAGGGCCATCGTTTGCCGGCCTCCCCTCCCCTGGCGTTTTTCCTCCAACACGAACCTGCCCGCGAAGACTTCCTAAAAGACGGAGACAGCCTGCTCGGCCAGTTCGCCCGGCTGGACGACTTCGACGTCGTTTCCGCCCTCAAAAGCTGGATGGACAACAAAGACTCTTTGCTGGCCTTCCTGTCGTCCAGCATCATCAACCGGCGTTTGTTCCGGCTGGAATTCAGCAGCGCTCCCTTCGATGAAGCCTACGTGCAGGAGGTGCGCCGGGGCATCCTCGATTGGAGCGGCATGGAAGAGCAGGCGCTCGATTATCTCGTCATCAGCGGACAGGAAACCAACAGCGCCTACACCAAATCCAAAGACGAGATCAAAATCCTGCACAAAAACGGCGCGGTTTTGCCCATGTCTCAAAGTACGGATTACGACCTGCAGTCGCGCGCTGTCACCAAATATTACCTCTGTTATCCAAAAGTATTCTTTTCCAAAGAAAAGTAG
- a CDS encoding MFS transporter: MVKPKSPVLEPPAISEKLLLFILAVVQFTHILDFMIIMPLGSQFMRIFDISPRQFSLIVSAYAGSAFVMGFFSAMFIDRFDRKQALFYTYIGFTVGTLACAIAPGYLIFLAARSITGAFGGILGALVLSIIGDTVPLKRRASAMGMVMTAFSVASVIGVPAGIFLAAQFSWRAPFLTVGVIAMMLSFGIYFFLPPLRKHLESGLVQRNPFRVMGNIFSDANQRLALFFTVILMLGHFSIIPFIAPYMQLNIGFSDYEVTYIYFIGGMLTVFLLPFFGRLADRHGHAKVFTIASLFALLSIFAITNLPVVSIALALCATSSFFVVASGRNVPAMTMVTSVVRPESRGSFMSVRSSVQEMALALSSLVAGLIITENGDGSLSNYQYVGYIAMAMSLVAVAVAWRLKLVEG, from the coding sequence ATGGTCAAACCCAAATCACCCGTGTTGGAGCCGCCCGCAATAAGCGAGAAGCTATTGCTTTTTATCCTGGCCGTGGTGCAGTTTACCCACATCCTGGATTTTATGATCATCATGCCGCTGGGGTCGCAGTTCATGCGGATTTTTGACATATCTCCCCGGCAGTTCAGCCTGATCGTATCGGCCTACGCTGGCAGCGCCTTTGTAATGGGCTTCTTCAGCGCAATGTTCATCGACCGTTTCGACCGCAAGCAGGCCTTGTTTTACACTTACATTGGCTTTACGGTCGGCACGCTGGCCTGTGCGATAGCCCCGGGCTACCTCATCTTTTTGGCGGCGCGCAGCATTACCGGCGCTTTCGGCGGCATTCTGGGGGCGCTGGTGCTGTCCATTATCGGCGACACGGTTCCTCTGAAGCGCCGGGCCAGCGCCATGGGCATGGTCATGACGGCGTTTTCGGTGGCGTCGGTCATTGGCGTCCCGGCGGGCATTTTCCTGGCGGCGCAGTTCTCCTGGCGGGCCCCTTTCCTGACGGTAGGAGTAATTGCCATGATGCTTTCCTTTGGCATTTACTTTTTCCTGCCCCCCCTGCGCAAGCATCTGGAAAGCGGGCTGGTGCAGCGCAACCCCTTCCGCGTGATGGGCAATATTTTCAGCGACGCCAACCAGCGCCTGGCCCTTTTCTTTACGGTTATTCTCATGCTGGGGCACTTTTCCATCATCCCGTTCATTGCCCCCTACATGCAGCTGAATATTGGCTTTTCCGACTATGAGGTTACCTACATCTACTTCATCGGAGGCATGCTGACCGTGTTTCTGCTGCCTTTCTTCGGGCGGCTGGCCGACCGGCACGGCCACGCTAAAGTTTTCACCATTGCCAGCTTGTTTGCCCTGCTCTCCATATTTGCCATCACCAACCTGCCCGTCGTTTCCATTGCGCTGGCATTGTGTGCGACTTCCAGCTTCTTCGTCGTGGCCAGCGGCCGCAACGTTCCGGCTATGACGATGGTGACCTCGGTAGTGCGGCCTGAAAGCCGCGGCAGCTTTATGAGCGTGCGGTCTTCCGTGCAGGAGATGGCGCTGGCGCTGTCTTCTTTAGTCGCCGGCCTCATCATCACCGAAAACGGGGATGGGTCTCTGAGCAACTATCAGTATGTGGGCTACATCGCTATGGCCATGAGCCTGGTGGCAGTAGCCGTAGCATGGCGGCTGAAGTTGGTGGAGGGGTAG
- a CDS encoding thioredoxin family protein has product MRYWLLPVAFLFSTLLFGQIENPVHWSFESRHIEGDEFELTFKAKIDEGWKTYSPFQEYGEDAIAPIPIGIYYEEGGHFEAVGKLVEAGNRKVAKEPLFDDINVAYFTKNASFSQRIKVKDASRPITGYVESMACDEEKCLPPSSVDFSFQLKAPQTAAAKSAKPAVDEEIVEAVEENIKKPAEDLTEVSQLEKLEAISPTDKIEAPVKWTFDIKKLNEQEYDLLFIADLDKGWAFYSQHSSPDDGPIPTGFYFEEGANYDLSGPTLEEGGKKKSGIDPIFGVEVVKFTEGPVTFRQKVKVQDGSQPITGYLTYMACVDSHCLPPTDVDFSFNLSAGNAGQAAVIDPGSGLKAIDQTVPSIRATYVEPLGNCGEEAVARNSTLLWTFVLGFAGGLLALLTPCVFPMIPLTVSFFTKSSQDRASGIRNALIYGLSIIVIYVSIGLMITAFFGGDALNTLSTNWIANTLFFIIFIAFAFSFFGFYEITLPSSWANKSDTMADRGGLLGIFFMAFTLAIVSFSCTGPIIGSALVQSATDKLGPFVVMLGFSSALALPFALFAAFPGWLNSLPKSGGWMNSVKVVLGFLELALALKFLSVADMTMHWNILPYEVFMGAWVLIFAAMTAYLFGLIRFPHDSPVKKLSVTRGAFAFLSLALTVYLATGFLFNDETKSYNSLKLMSGLAPPATYNILLADTNEGLDKSLKSKYPSFSKCANNLDCFKNYEEGVAYAKEVNKPVLLDFTGYGCVNCRKTEEHIWVEEKVWKKLSGDFVLVSLYVDDRKALEETLLSIPRQEKLRNVGNKWADFQIVNFEQNSQPLYVMMSPDERVLAAPRGYKEGVEEYAEFLECGLDTYEQVSEDQKKEKEDKRLGVN; this is encoded by the coding sequence ATGAGATACTGGTTACTTCCTGTTGCGTTCCTCTTTTCAACCCTGCTCTTCGGGCAAATAGAGAACCCCGTGCACTGGAGTTTTGAATCCAGGCACATCGAAGGGGACGAATTTGAACTCACCTTTAAAGCAAAGATCGACGAGGGCTGGAAGACCTATTCTCCTTTTCAGGAGTACGGGGAAGACGCTATTGCCCCTATTCCCATCGGCATCTATTACGAAGAGGGCGGCCATTTCGAAGCTGTCGGCAAGCTCGTGGAGGCTGGAAACCGCAAAGTGGCCAAAGAACCGCTGTTCGACGATATCAACGTGGCTTACTTTACCAAAAATGCCTCCTTTTCCCAACGCATCAAGGTCAAAGACGCCAGCCGCCCCATCACGGGCTATGTGGAATCGATGGCCTGCGATGAAGAAAAGTGCCTGCCTCCTTCCAGCGTAGACTTTAGCTTCCAGCTAAAAGCCCCCCAAACTGCTGCCGCCAAAAGCGCCAAGCCCGCAGTGGACGAAGAGATCGTCGAAGCGGTGGAGGAAAACATAAAAAAGCCGGCGGAAGACCTGACCGAAGTTAGCCAACTCGAAAAGCTGGAGGCCATCTCCCCTACTGATAAAATAGAGGCGCCTGTAAAATGGACGTTCGACATCAAAAAACTCAACGAACAGGAGTACGACCTCCTGTTCATTGCAGATTTAGATAAAGGCTGGGCCTTCTATTCTCAGCATTCTTCCCCCGATGACGGCCCCATCCCCACCGGATTCTATTTCGAGGAAGGCGCCAATTATGATCTGTCCGGCCCTACCCTGGAAGAAGGAGGCAAGAAGAAATCCGGGATAGACCCCATCTTCGGCGTCGAGGTAGTCAAATTTACAGAAGGGCCGGTCACCTTCCGCCAGAAAGTAAAAGTACAGGATGGCAGCCAGCCCATCACCGGTTACCTGACCTATATGGCCTGCGTTGATTCGCATTGCCTGCCGCCGACCGACGTGGATTTCAGCTTCAACCTCTCTGCAGGCAACGCCGGGCAGGCGGCTGTCATCGATCCCGGCAGCGGCCTGAAAGCCATCGACCAGACGGTGCCCAGCATCCGCGCCACCTACGTCGAGCCCCTGGGCAATTGCGGGGAAGAAGCCGTAGCCCGGAATTCCACCCTGCTGTGGACTTTCGTCCTCGGCTTCGCCGGCGGCCTGCTGGCCCTGCTGACCCCCTGCGTCTTCCCGATGATCCCGCTGACGGTTAGCTTTTTCACCAAAAGCAGCCAGGACCGGGCATCCGGCATCCGCAACGCCCTGATATATGGCCTTTCCATCATCGTCATCTACGTTTCCATCGGCTTAATGATCACGGCTTTCTTCGGCGGGGATGCGTTGAACACTCTATCGACCAACTGGATTGCCAACACGCTGTTCTTCATTATCTTCATCGCCTTTGCCTTCTCCTTCTTCGGCTTCTACGAGATCACGCTGCCCAGTTCGTGGGCCAACAAGAGCGACACCATGGCCGACCGGGGCGGCCTGCTGGGCATCTTTTTTATGGCCTTTACCCTGGCCATCGTCTCTTTTTCCTGCACCGGCCCCATCATCGGCTCGGCCCTGGTGCAATCCGCCACCGATAAACTGGGGCCATTCGTGGTGATGCTCGGATTTTCCTCGGCGCTGGCCCTGCCCTTCGCGCTGTTTGCCGCCTTCCCCGGCTGGCTGAACTCCCTGCCGAAGTCCGGCGGATGGATGAACTCCGTGAAGGTAGTCCTGGGCTTCCTGGAACTGGCGCTGGCGCTGAAGTTCCTCTCGGTAGCCGACATGACCATGCACTGGAACATCCTGCCCTATGAGGTGTTTATGGGCGCCTGGGTGCTGATCTTTGCCGCCATGACGGCATACCTGTTCGGCCTGATCCGTTTCCCGCACGACAGCCCGGTGAAAAAACTGTCCGTTACCCGTGGAGCGTTCGCTTTCCTGTCTCTGGCCCTAACCGTATACCTGGCTACCGGCTTCCTCTTCAATGACGAGACCAAATCGTACAACTCTCTGAAACTAATGAGCGGCCTGGCGCCTCCTGCGACCTACAATATACTCCTGGCGGATACCAACGAGGGGTTGGATAAAAGCCTCAAGTCGAAGTACCCGTCCTTTTCCAAATGCGCCAACAACCTGGATTGCTTCAAAAACTACGAAGAAGGCGTGGCTTACGCCAAAGAGGTGAACAAGCCGGTGCTGCTCGACTTTACCGGTTATGGCTGCGTCAACTGCCGCAAGACAGAAGAACACATCTGGGTGGAGGAGAAAGTCTGGAAAAAACTTTCCGGCGATTTTGTCCTGGTCTCTCTTTATGTGGATGACCGCAAGGCGTTGGAAGAGACGCTGCTCTCCATCCCCAGGCAGGAGAAGCTCCGCAATGTGGGCAATAAATGGGCGGATTTCCAGATCGTCAATTTCGAACAAAACTCACAGCCGCTGTACGTCATGATGTCGCCCGACGAACGCGTCCTGGCCGCGCCCCGCGGCTACAAAGAGGGCGTTGAGGAATATGCTGAATTCCTGGAGTGCGGGCTGGATACCTATGAACAGGTTTCGGAAGATCAGAAGAAGGAAAAGGAAGATAAGCGGTTGGGAGTGAATTAG
- a CDS encoding acetyl-CoA carboxylase biotin carboxyl carrier protein subunit: MNDAGNQFKATVNNQFSFDNVAPELDFVPMSDGRYHVLRDNISYHAEILHTDYNTKSFTIKVNGSVYEVQLADQYDQLVNRLGLAVVSQLKIREVRAPMPGLVLDISVQAGQAVSKGDPLLILEAMKMENVLKSPGDGVVKKILVARGEAVEKNSLLIEMD; the protein is encoded by the coding sequence ATGAATGATGCCGGCAATCAGTTTAAAGCAACGGTCAATAACCAGTTTAGCTTCGATAATGTGGCCCCGGAGCTCGATTTCGTGCCGATGAGCGATGGCCGGTATCATGTACTCCGGGATAATATTTCCTACCACGCCGAAATCCTCCATACGGATTACAATACCAAAAGCTTTACCATCAAAGTGAATGGATCAGTTTACGAGGTGCAACTGGCCGACCAGTACGACCAGTTGGTGAACCGCCTGGGGCTGGCGGTGGTTTCCCAACTCAAGATACGGGAAGTGCGGGCCCCCATGCCCGGCCTCGTCCTCGATATTTCCGTGCAGGCCGGCCAGGCGGTAAGCAAGGGAGACCCCCTGCTGATCCTGGAAGCTATGAAAATGGAGAATGTGCTCAAAAGCCCCGGCGATGGCGTCGTCAAAAAAATCCTCGTTGCCAGAGGGGAAGCCGTAGAGAAGAATTCCCTGCTGATCGAGATGGACTGA
- a CDS encoding AtpZ/AtpI family protein — protein sequence MRLPIAAILKIKKKKTPRLSKKQKQQAHNDKGENNAPEEGNAREKFDAYLKYSGMAFQMGIIILVGTYAGKMLDSHFQSERPYLTVLMALLSIFAALYVSLKDLFTGSNK from the coding sequence ATGCGGCTGCCCATAGCAGCCATTCTCAAAATAAAGAAAAAGAAGACTCCAAGGTTGTCAAAGAAGCAAAAACAGCAGGCGCATAACGACAAAGGCGAAAACAATGCCCCGGAAGAGGGGAACGCCCGCGAAAAATTTGATGCTTACCTCAAATACTCGGGCATGGCCTTCCAGATGGGGATCATCATTTTGGTGGGGACGTACGCCGGCAAAATGCTCGATAGCCATTTTCAGTCCGAACGTCCCTACCTCACCGTTCTGATGGCCCTATTGTCTATTTTTGCAGCCCTCTATGTAAGCCTGAAGGACTTGTTCACCGGCAGTAATAAGTAA
- a CDS encoding polymer-forming cytoskeletal protein, whose translation MFGGNNKKKEASKGKSSSFMPTNTHALNSLVNGTVVEGTVKSENDIRIDGAIKGKLFCDAKVIIGPAGFVEGEIRCQNAVVEGKFEGDLHVAELLNIRETAAVSGQVVTNKLIVQSGATFNVTCSMGGKPVSKPAYAAAHSSHSQNKEKEDSKVVKEAKTAGA comes from the coding sequence ATGTTTGGAGGTAACAACAAGAAGAAGGAGGCGAGTAAAGGCAAAAGTAGCAGTTTTATGCCTACGAATACCCATGCCCTCAACAGCCTGGTTAACGGGACAGTTGTGGAAGGCACGGTCAAATCGGAAAATGATATTCGCATCGATGGCGCCATCAAAGGAAAACTCTTCTGCGATGCTAAGGTCATCATCGGGCCGGCCGGTTTTGTAGAAGGTGAAATCCGGTGCCAGAACGCCGTGGTTGAGGGCAAATTTGAAGGCGACCTTCACGTTGCCGAACTCCTGAACATCCGGGAGACAGCTGCCGTCAGCGGGCAAGTGGTTACCAATAAACTGATCGTTCAGTCGGGCGCTACCTTCAACGTGACCTGCTCCATGGGTGGCAAACCTGTATCTAAACCGGCTTATGCGGCTGCCCATAGCAGCCATTCTCAAAATAAAGAAAAAGAAGACTCCAAGGTTGTCAAAGAAGCAAAAACAGCAGGCGCATAA
- a CDS encoding PorP/SprF family type IX secretion system membrane protein, with protein sequence MKNFKSILITCLLALGAFSIGAQDIHFSQFYLSPLNLNPAMTGVMNCNIRLVANYRNQWASVLRSNAYNTYSVSYDQRIPVGRYDYFGIGGTFWGDRAGEANFSTLTGKLSASYSKRMGGYRSQANYLVVGAEGGVAQRSIDFLKLRWGLQHDGEGGYDPSLDSGETGVFDRDNFIFADLAAGLLWFMVFDESNSLYLGGSFHHLNRSNQSFNSNDEDLLYSRFTFHGGGEFMLGDRFGIVPGVIVMSQGPSFQVNAGTSFKFLLGSRQSYQAFQFGLWTRISNKIESGVLNDAAILSTRFDYENFSLGFSYDINVSPLRTASNSNGAFEFALAYKICGLERRGVYCPNF encoded by the coding sequence ATGAAGAATTTCAAGTCGATACTGATTACCTGCCTGCTGGCGCTAGGGGCCTTCTCCATCGGTGCACAGGATATTCACTTCTCCCAATTTTACCTCTCCCCCCTCAACCTGAACCCGGCTATGACGGGGGTGATGAACTGCAACATCCGCCTGGTGGCCAACTACCGCAACCAGTGGGCGAGTGTGCTGAGGTCTAACGCCTACAATACGTATTCCGTTTCCTACGACCAACGCATACCCGTAGGCCGCTACGACTACTTTGGCATTGGCGGGACTTTCTGGGGAGACCGCGCCGGGGAAGCCAATTTTTCCACATTGACAGGTAAGCTTTCGGCTTCTTACAGCAAACGCATGGGCGGCTACCGCAGCCAGGCCAACTATCTGGTGGTAGGCGCCGAAGGGGGGGTAGCGCAACGCAGCATCGACTTCCTGAAGTTGCGCTGGGGCCTGCAGCACGACGGAGAAGGTGGATATGACCCCTCCCTGGACTCAGGCGAAACCGGCGTGTTCGACCGCGACAACTTCATCTTTGCCGACCTGGCTGCCGGCCTGCTGTGGTTCATGGTGTTCGATGAGAGCAACAGCCTCTACCTGGGCGGTTCGTTCCATCACCTGAACCGCTCCAACCAGTCGTTCAACAGCAACGACGAGGACCTGCTTTACAGCCGTTTTACCTTCCACGGCGGCGGTGAATTCATGTTGGGAGACCGCTTTGGCATCGTGCCGGGGGTCATCGTGATGAGCCAGGGGCCGTCGTTCCAGGTCAATGCGGGAACCAGCTTTAAATTCCTCCTGGGCAGCCGGCAATCTTATCAGGCTTTCCAGTTCGGCCTTTGGACGCGCATTTCCAACAAGATTGAATCCGGGGTGCTCAACGACGCAGCGATTCTCTCCACCCGCTTCGACTACGAGAACTTCAGCCTGGGTTTCAGTTATGACATCAACGTTTCTCCGCTGCGCACCGCCAGCAACTCCAACGGCGCTTTCGAGTTTGCCCTGGCCTACAAAATCTGCGGCCTGGAACGCCGTGGGGTATACTGCCCGAACTTCTGA
- a CDS encoding NAD+ synthase yields MKIAIAQLNFHIGNFEGNLGKMLWAVKEARSQGADLICFSELATVGYPPRDFLEFEDFIELAEHSVQELAKAAQGIAIVVGSPTKNPVVEGKDHYNAAYFLAEGQVQQVQYKTLLPTYDIFDEYRYFEPATEWKVVEYKGKRIALTICEDIWNIGNENPMYTVCPMDQMITQRPDFILNLSASPFSYTQAKARIRIVQANVRRYDIPMFYVNHCGAQTELIFDGGSLVVSPDEKVFDELPYFEECIRTYDLDEVKKGGRDNEQPKDKMRLMHDALVTGIRDYFGKLGFPRAILGLSGGIDSALATVLAARALGPDNVRVLLMPSQFSSGHSIHDARQLAENLGIQYDIIPIEGVYNAFAEALKPQFWGQEFNIAEENLQARARGNLLMAMSNKFGNILLNTSNKSEAAVGYGTLYGDMCGGLSVIGDLYKTEVFEMARYINRDEEVIPENTITKPPSAELRPNQKDTDSLPPYEELDEILFQYIEKRKSPQDIIEMGYEEKLVRRVLRLVNINEFKRHQMAPVLRVSDKAFGMGRRMPIVGKYLA; encoded by the coding sequence ATGAAAATAGCCATCGCACAACTCAACTTCCACATCGGCAACTTCGAAGGCAACCTCGGCAAGATGCTCTGGGCTGTAAAGGAAGCCAGGAGCCAGGGCGCAGACCTGATCTGTTTCTCCGAGCTGGCCACCGTCGGCTACCCTCCCCGAGACTTCCTGGAGTTTGAGGACTTCATCGAGCTGGCCGAACACTCCGTGCAGGAGCTGGCCAAGGCAGCCCAGGGCATCGCCATCGTGGTGGGCTCGCCTACCAAAAACCCGGTGGTAGAAGGCAAAGACCACTACAACGCCGCTTATTTCCTGGCGGAGGGCCAGGTGCAGCAGGTGCAATACAAAACCCTGCTGCCCACGTATGACATCTTCGACGAATACCGCTACTTCGAGCCGGCCACCGAATGGAAAGTGGTGGAATATAAAGGAAAGCGCATCGCCCTCACCATTTGCGAGGACATCTGGAACATCGGCAACGAAAACCCGATGTATACGGTCTGTCCTATGGATCAGATGATTACCCAGCGGCCCGATTTTATCCTCAACCTTTCCGCCTCGCCCTTCAGCTACACCCAGGCGAAGGCGCGCATCCGCATCGTGCAGGCCAACGTGCGGCGCTACGACATCCCCATGTTCTACGTCAACCACTGCGGCGCACAGACCGAGCTGATCTTCGACGGCGGCTCCCTGGTGGTTTCGCCCGACGAGAAGGTGTTCGATGAACTGCCATATTTCGAGGAATGCATACGGACTTACGATCTGGATGAAGTCAAAAAAGGCGGGCGCGACAACGAGCAGCCTAAGGACAAAATGCGCCTGATGCACGACGCCCTGGTGACCGGCATCCGCGACTATTTCGGGAAGCTGGGCTTCCCCCGTGCCATCCTCGGCCTGTCAGGGGGCATCGACTCGGCTCTGGCCACCGTGCTGGCGGCACGGGCCCTGGGGCCGGATAATGTGCGCGTGCTGCTGATGCCCTCCCAGTTCTCCTCCGGCCATTCCATCCACGATGCGCGCCAGCTGGCGGAAAACCTGGGCATTCAGTACGACATCATTCCCATCGAGGGCGTCTACAACGCTTTCGCCGAAGCTCTGAAGCCGCAATTCTGGGGCCAGGAGTTCAACATCGCCGAAGAAAACCTGCAGGCCCGCGCCCGCGGCAACCTGCTGATGGCCATGAGCAACAAATTTGGAAACATCCTGCTCAACACGTCCAACAAAAGTGAAGCCGCAGTCGGTTACGGCACGCTCTACGGCGACATGTGCGGCGGCTTGTCCGTCATCGGAGACCTCTACAAAACGGAGGTCTTCGAAATGGCGCGCTACATCAACCGCGACGAAGAGGTCATTCCCGAAAATACCATCACCAAACCCCCGTCGGCCGAGCTGCGCCCCAACCAGAAAGATACCGACAGCCTGCCTCCCTACGAGGAGCTGGACGAAATCCTGTTCCAGTATATCGAAAAACGAAAGAGCCCGCAGGACATCATCGAGATGGGCTACGAGGAGAAATTGGTGAGAAGAGTGCTGAGATTGGTCAACATCAACGAGTTCAAACGCCACCAGATGGCGCCGGTGCTGCGGGTGTCGGACAAAGCCTTCGGCATGGGGCGGAGGATGCCGATCGTGGGGAAGTATCTGGCATGA